A portion of the Calliphora vicina chromosome 5, idCalVici1.1, whole genome shotgun sequence genome contains these proteins:
- the LOC135959830 gene encoding cuticle protein 16.5-like, which translates to MKFLILCALVASVAARPGGLYGGGFGHGGGFGGFGGIGIAAAPAVSYAAPAVSYAAAAPVVKAVAAAPAISYAAPAISYAAPAVAAAPAISYAAAAPAISYAAPAPAISYAAAAPAISYAAPAVAAAPVAVAAPAPTIVKAITPAATSYSTISTVVNHPATIRTVTVAAAPAVKVAAAPVAVAGAPAISYAAAAPAISYAAPAVAAAPAISYAAAPAISYAAAPAVSYAAAAPAISYAAPAVKVAAAPAISYAAPAVSYAAAAPAISYAAPAVKVAAAPSFAVGVGYGHGFGYGGGFGGYGHH; encoded by the exons atgAAATTCTTG ATCCTTTGCGCTTTGGTAGCTTCGGTGGCTGCTCGTCCTGGTGGTCTATATGGTGGTGGTTTTGGTCATGGTGGTGGCTTTGGTGGTTTTGGCGGTATTGGCATTGCTGCTGCTCCAGCTGTAAGTTATGCCGCACCAGCTGTTAGCTATGCTGCTGCCGCTCCTGTGGTTAAGGCTGTAGCTGCTGCGCCCGCCATTTCATATGCTGCACCTGCTATTTCGTATGCTGCACCTGCCGTAGCTGCTGCTCCTGCAATTTCTTATGCTGCTGCTGCTCCAGCTATTTCTTACGCTGCTCCTGCTCCAGCTATTTCGTATGCAGCTGCCGCTCCTGCTATTTCGTATGCTGCCCCTGCCGTAGCTGCTGCTCCAGTAGCTGTTGCAGCACCAGCCCCAACCATAGTTAAAGCCATTACTCCTGCTGCTACCAGCTATTCTACGATCAGCACT GTTGTCAATCATCCCGCCACCATTAGAACTGTAACTGTAGCTGCTGCTCCAGCCGTTAAGGTAGCTGCTGCCCCAGTTGCTGTTGCGGGTGCTCCTGCCATTTCATATGCTGCTGCTGCTCCCGCCATCTCTTATGCAGCACCCGCTGTAGCCGCCGCTCCAGCCATATCATATGCTGCCGCTCCTGCCATTTCATATGCTGCTGCTCCTGCCGTTTCATATGCTGCTGCTGCACCCGCCATCTCCTATGCAGCACCCGCAGTTAAGGTAGCAGCCGCTCCAGCTATTTCATATGCTGCTCCTGCCGTTTCATATGCTGCTGCTGCTCCTGCCATCTCCTATGCAGCTCCCGCTGTTAAAGTAGCTGCTGCTCCCTCCTTCGCTGTTGGCGTAGGTTATGGTCATGGTTTTGGCTATGGCGGCGGCTTTGGTGGTTATGGCCATCATTaa